The following are encoded together in the Candidatus Rokuibacteriota bacterium genome:
- a CDS encoding homoserine kinase — protein MAVRVRVPATSANLGPGFDALGLALSLFNEVVLEPADSVTVAIEGEGADRLDRGPGNLVVRGAREVYERVGRRFTGLEVRCVNRIPPGRGLGSSAAAWLGGIVGANALLGEPLDRDALLNLAATQEGHPDNVAAALLGGLTVACWSDGRVVAVSLPVPSEIRWVVLIPELEGSTTEARAVLPSSVPRADAVFNVQRVGLFLGGLQARRPDLLAVAMNDRLHQPYRLGLFPWMEAVSAAAREAGALGCVLSGAGPALLAAVARSPEAVAQAMERALAGAGIRGVARVLEVDRSGTVWEVVQGA, from the coding sequence ATGGCCGTGCGCGTGCGCGTCCCCGCCACCTCGGCGAACCTGGGTCCCGGCTTCGACGCCCTGGGACTTGCCCTCTCGCTCTTCAACGAGGTCGTTCTCGAGCCGGCCGACTCGGTCACCGTGGCCATCGAGGGCGAGGGGGCTGACCGGCTGGATCGGGGCCCCGGCAATCTCGTCGTCCGCGGCGCCCGGGAGGTGTACGAGCGCGTCGGGCGGCGGTTCACGGGTCTCGAGGTGAGGTGCGTGAACCGGATCCCGCCGGGGCGCGGCCTCGGCTCCAGCGCCGCGGCCTGGCTCGGGGGAATCGTCGGCGCCAACGCGCTGCTCGGTGAGCCGCTGGATCGTGACGCCCTCCTCAACCTGGCCGCGACCCAGGAGGGCCATCCCGACAACGTGGCGGCCGCGCTCCTGGGAGGCCTCACCGTGGCCTGCTGGAGCGACGGCCGGGTCGTGGCCGTGTCGCTGCCCGTGCCCTCGGAGATCCGCTGGGTCGTGCTGATCCCCGAGCTGGAGGGCTCGACCACCGAGGCGCGAGCCGTGCTTCCGTCGAGCGTCCCGCGGGCCGACGCCGTCTTCAACGTGCAGCGCGTCGGCCTCTTCCTCGGCGGGCTCCAGGCTCGTCGGCCCGACCTCCTCGCTGTGGCCATGAACGACCGCCTCCACCAGCCCTACCGGCTGGGGCTCTTTCCCTGGATGGAGGCGGTGAGCGCGGCGGCCCGCGAGGCCGGGGCTCTCGGGTGCGTGCTGAGCGGGGCCGGGCCCGCGCTCCTCGCCGCGGTCGCGCGCTCGCCGGAGGCGGTCGCGCAGGCGATGGAGC